In Kazachstania africana CBS 2517 chromosome 4, complete genome, the following are encoded in one genomic region:
- the SPE3 gene encoding spermidine synthase (similar to Saccharomyces cerevisiae SPE3 (YPR069C); ancestral locus Anc_3.363), translated as MSEQEITHPTIVDGWFREISDTMWPGQAMTLKVEKVLHHEKSKYQDVLVFKSTDYGNVLVLDNAIQVTERDEFSYQEMITHLAMNSHPNPKKVLVIGGGDGGVLREVVKHESVEEAVLCDIDEAVIRLSKKYLPELSKSYDHPKVKTHIGDGFQFLRDYQNTFDVIITDSSDPEGPAESLFQKPYFQLLNDALTENGVITTQAESFWVHLPIIKNLKKACSDVFPVAEYAWTSIPTYPTGMIGFMVCSKDKSANVKKPLREISDEEEKEKYRYYSKKVHEAAFVLPTWVAKELQ; from the coding sequence ATGTCCGAACAAGAAATTACCCACCCTACTATTGTTGATGGTTGGTTCAGAGAAATCTCTGACACTATGTGGCCAGGTCAAGCTATGACTTTAAAGGTCGAAAAGGTGTTACACCACgaaaaatccaaatatCAAGATGTTTTAGTCTTCAAATCTACCGATTATGGTAATGTTTTAGTCTTAGACAATGCCATCCAAGTTACTGAACGTGATGAATTCTCCTACCAAGAAATGATCACTCACTTAGCTATGAACTCTCACCCAAACCCAAAGAAGGTTCTTGTCATTGGCGGTGGTGATGGTGGTGTCTTAAGAGAAGTTGTCAAGCACGAAAGTGTCGAAGAAGCTGTCTTATGTGACATTGATGAAGCTGTTATTAGATTATCCAAGAAATACCTACCAGAATTATCCAAGTCTTATGACCACCCAAAGGTCAAGACACACATTGGTGACGGTTTCCAATTTTTAAGAGATTATCAAAACACTTTTGATGTCATCATCACCGATTCTTCTGATCCAGAAGGTCCAGCTGAATCTTTATTCCAAAAGCCATACTTCCAATTACTAAACGACGCATTAACCGAAAATGGTGTCATTACCACTCAAGCTGAAAGTTTCTGGGTTCACTTACCAATTATCAAGAACTTAAAGAAAGCTTGTTCTGATGTTTTCCCAGTTGCAGAATATGCCTGGACTTCTATTCCTACCTATCCAACTGGTATGATTGGCTTCATGGTTTGTTCAAAGGATAAGAGCGCTAACGTCAAGAAGCCATTACGTGAaatttctgatgaagaagaaaaggaaaagtaCAGATACTACAGTAAGAAAGTTCATGAAGCTGCCTTTGTTTTACCAACCTGGGTTGCTAAGGAATTACAATAA